In Cupriavidus taiwanensis, the following are encoded in one genomic region:
- a CDS encoding CoA-acylating methylmalonate-semialdehyde dehydrogenase, which produces MSIAENRQLAEIHHFIGGTVRRAGGQRQADVFNPATGEVSARVALGTAQDVADAVAAAKAAFPAWADTPPLRRARILFKFKELLDQHHDDLAALITREHGKVFTDAKGEVTRGIEVVEFACGIPNLLKTDFTDNIGGGIDNWNLRQPLGVVAGITPFNFPVMVPMWMFPVALACGNTFVLKPSERDPSPSLLIADLLRQAGLPDGVFNVVQGDKEAVDALLAHPDVQALSFVGSTPIAEYIYTEGTKHGKRVQALGGAKNHLVVMPDADLDQAVDALIGAAYGSAGERCMAISVAVAVGDVADRLVPRLAERARALKIRNGMEADAEMGPLVTAVHKAKVEGYIAKGVEEGATLVTDGRGHQVDGHENGFYVGGTLFDHVKPDMTIYKEEIFGPVLSVVRVHDFAEAVALINAHEYGNGVSCYTSDGGIARAFARQIQVGMVGINVPIPVPMAWHSFGGWKRSLFGDHHAYGEEGVRFYTRYKSVMQRWPDSIAKGAEFTMPVAK; this is translated from the coding sequence GTGAGCATCGCAGAAAACCGGCAACTGGCCGAAATCCATCATTTCATCGGCGGCACCGTGCGCCGCGCCGGCGGCCAGCGCCAGGCGGATGTGTTCAACCCCGCCACCGGCGAAGTCAGCGCACGCGTGGCGCTGGGCACCGCGCAGGACGTGGCCGACGCCGTGGCCGCCGCCAAGGCCGCGTTCCCCGCCTGGGCCGACACCCCGCCGCTGCGCCGCGCGCGCATCCTGTTCAAATTCAAGGAACTGCTGGACCAGCACCACGACGACCTCGCCGCGCTGATCACGCGCGAGCACGGCAAGGTGTTCACCGATGCCAAGGGCGAAGTCACGCGCGGCATCGAGGTGGTGGAGTTCGCCTGCGGCATCCCCAACCTGCTCAAGACCGATTTCACCGACAACATCGGCGGCGGCATCGACAACTGGAACCTGCGCCAGCCGCTGGGCGTGGTGGCCGGCATCACGCCGTTCAACTTCCCGGTGATGGTGCCGATGTGGATGTTCCCGGTGGCGCTGGCGTGCGGCAATACCTTCGTGCTCAAGCCGTCCGAGCGCGACCCGTCGCCGAGCCTGCTGATCGCTGATCTGCTGCGCCAGGCCGGCCTGCCCGACGGCGTGTTCAACGTGGTCCAGGGCGACAAGGAAGCGGTCGATGCGCTGCTGGCGCACCCCGACGTGCAGGCGCTGTCGTTCGTCGGCTCGACGCCGATTGCCGAGTACATCTACACGGAAGGGACGAAGCACGGCAAGCGCGTGCAGGCACTGGGCGGCGCCAAGAACCACCTGGTGGTGATGCCCGATGCGGACCTGGACCAGGCCGTCGATGCGCTGATCGGCGCCGCCTATGGTTCGGCGGGCGAGCGCTGCATGGCGATCTCGGTGGCGGTGGCGGTCGGCGATGTCGCCGACCGGCTGGTGCCGCGGCTGGCCGAGCGCGCCCGCGCGCTGAAGATCCGCAACGGCATGGAGGCCGATGCCGAAATGGGGCCGCTGGTGACCGCTGTTCACAAGGCCAAGGTCGAGGGCTACATTGCCAAGGGCGTGGAAGAGGGCGCAACGCTGGTCACCGATGGCCGCGGCCACCAGGTCGATGGCCACGAGAACGGCTTCTATGTCGGCGGCACGCTGTTCGACCACGTCAAGCCGGACATGACCATCTACAAGGAGGAGATCTTCGGCCCGGTGCTGTCGGTGGTGCGCGTGCATGACTTTGCCGAGGCGGTGGCGCTGATCAACGCGCACGAGTACGGCAATGGGGTCTCCTGCTACACCAGCGACGGCGGCATCGCGCGCGCGTTCGCGCGGCAGATCCAGGTGGGCATGGTCGGCATCAACGTGCCGATCCCGGTGCCGATGGCGTGGCATTCGTTCGGCGGCTGGAAGCGCTCGCTGTTCGGCGACCACCATGCCTACGGCGAAGAGGGCGTGCGCTTCTACACGCGCTACAAGAGCGTGATGCAGCGCTGGCCGGACTCGATCGCCAAGGGCGCCGAGTTCACCATGCCGGTGGCGAAGTAA
- a CDS encoding VOC family protein — MKVNRIVANIGTADPGQARVFYQEVLGLDLLMDHGWIRTYGSDAAARTQVSFAVEGGNGTPVPALSIEVDDVDEAHRRMVAAGFAVEYGPADEPWGVRRFFVRDPFGQLVNILAHA; from the coding sequence ATGAAGGTCAACCGCATCGTCGCCAACATCGGCACCGCCGATCCCGGCCAGGCCCGCGTCTTCTACCAGGAGGTGCTGGGCCTGGACCTGCTGATGGACCACGGCTGGATCCGCACCTACGGCAGCGATGCCGCGGCGCGGACCCAGGTCAGCTTTGCCGTGGAAGGCGGCAACGGCACGCCCGTGCCCGCGCTGTCGATCGAAGTCGACGATGTCGACGAAGCCCACCGCCGCATGGTGGCCGCCGGCTTTGCCGTGGAATACGGCCCGGCCGACGAGCCGTGGGGCGTGCGGCGCTTTTTCGTGCGCGATCCGTTCGGGCAACTGGTCAATATCCTCGCGCACGCCTGA
- a CDS encoding amino acid permease, with amino-acid sequence MSLFRTKDIDAMLAVARDDGLKKVLGPVDLVLMGIGAIIGTGIFVLTGTGALTAGPALTVSFVIAALACGFAALCYAEFASAIPVSGSIYTYSYATLGEIVAWMIGWDLLLEYGLATSAVSVGWSGYFQSLMAGFGMKLPAALSAAPGSVPGVQTVLNLPACLIMLAITWVVSYGVRESARVNNLMVAVKIGVVLLFIAVGVWHVQPANWQPFAPFGFAGIFNAAALVFFAFIGFDAVTSAAEEVRNPRRDLPIGIIGSLAVCTVLYVVVAAIMTGIVPFARFAGVDHPVSLALQFAGENWVAGFVDLGAILGMTTVILVMTYGQTRVIFAMSRDGLLPERLSSVHPVHATPYFATWTVGIVFAAIAAFVPLNVLAELINIGTLAAFTLISVAVLVLRKTRPELPRAFRCPGVPVVPLLSIGFCLFLMAHLQALTWIAFLVWLAVGLVIYFAYARRNAVLHNHGG; translated from the coding sequence ATGAGCTTGTTCCGCACCAAGGACATCGACGCGATGCTGGCCGTCGCGCGCGATGACGGCCTGAAGAAAGTGCTGGGTCCGGTCGACCTGGTGCTGATGGGCATCGGCGCCATCATCGGCACCGGCATCTTCGTGCTGACCGGCACCGGCGCGCTGACCGCCGGGCCGGCGCTGACGGTGTCGTTCGTGATCGCGGCGCTGGCGTGCGGGTTTGCCGCGCTGTGCTACGCGGAGTTTGCCTCGGCGATCCCGGTGTCGGGGTCGATCTATACCTACAGCTACGCCACGCTGGGCGAGATCGTCGCGTGGATGATCGGGTGGGACCTGCTGCTGGAATACGGGCTGGCGACGTCGGCGGTGTCGGTGGGCTGGTCGGGCTATTTCCAGTCGCTGATGGCGGGCTTCGGCATGAAGCTGCCGGCGGCGCTGAGCGCGGCGCCGGGCTCGGTGCCGGGGGTGCAGACCGTGCTGAACCTGCCGGCGTGCCTGATCATGCTGGCCATCACCTGGGTGGTCTCCTACGGCGTGCGCGAGTCGGCGCGCGTCAACAACCTGATGGTGGCGGTGAAGATCGGCGTGGTGCTGCTGTTTATCGCGGTGGGCGTGTGGCACGTGCAGCCGGCCAACTGGCAGCCGTTCGCGCCGTTCGGCTTTGCCGGCATCTTCAATGCGGCGGCGCTGGTGTTCTTCGCGTTTATCGGCTTCGATGCCGTGACCTCGGCGGCCGAGGAAGTCCGCAACCCGCGCCGCGACCTGCCGATCGGCATTATCGGCTCGCTGGCGGTCTGCACGGTGCTGTACGTGGTGGTGGCGGCGATCATGACCGGCATCGTGCCGTTCGCCAGGTTTGCCGGCGTCGACCATCCGGTTTCGCTGGCGCTGCAGTTTGCCGGAGAGAACTGGGTGGCGGGCTTCGTCGACCTGGGCGCAATCCTGGGCATGACCACGGTGATCCTGGTGATGACCTACGGCCAGACCCGCGTGATCTTCGCCATGTCGCGCGACGGGCTGCTGCCCGAGCGGTTGTCGTCGGTGCATCCGGTGCATGCGACGCCGTATTTCGCCACCTGGACCGTCGGCATCGTGTTTGCCGCGATTGCCGCGTTCGTGCCGCTGAACGTGCTGGCCGAGCTGATCAATATCGGCACGCTGGCCGCCTTCACGCTGATCTCGGTGGCGGTGCTGGTGCTGCGCAAGACCCGGCCCGAACTGCCGCGCGCGTTCCGCTGCCCGGGCGTGCCGGTGGTGCCGCTATTGTCGATCGGCTTCTGCCTGTTCCTGATGGCACACCTGCAGGCGCTGACGTGGATTGCCTTCCTGGTGTGGCTGGCAGTGGGGCTGGTGATCTACTTCGCCTATGCGCGGCGCAATGCCGTGCTGCATAACCACGGCGGCTGA
- a CDS encoding aminotransferase-like domain-containing protein, whose translation MKLILDASTGIPLTEQIVEGVKAWIGNREARPGARLPSIRQLAAENGISRFPVIEAYDRLVSQGLLDSRQGSGFYVADSPLAGRSARGWSDPSLAEDLSDHILEQFNHPSGTLKLAGGFVPENWRDVEGLTQAIRAISRNEIDSVIHYATPMGHPELRRQVLLRVRQLGIAAELPQVLITTGASQALDLVVRHLLKPGDTVFVEDPGYYNLFGLLRLHGVQLVGVPHTPDGPDPDATEALLRQHKPKLFFTNSVLQNPTGSTLAPPVAFRLLELARRHGFRFVEDDIFSDFQTHFTDRLATLDQLEHVIYIGGFSKTVSASLRIGYLVADKALVKDLVDVKVLTSVAGSHFAEAVTAALLERGGYRKYVERLRLRVREAVAGAVRQLHGNGWEVFCQPSGGNFLWARPPGIADSRELVTLGEEYGVTLAPGNYFRPGGETSAWIRINAAYANEPRAVAFMKAAAERGG comes from the coding sequence ATGAAACTCATCTTAGATGCTTCCACCGGAATTCCACTGACCGAGCAGATCGTCGAAGGGGTGAAGGCGTGGATCGGCAACCGCGAGGCGCGCCCGGGCGCACGGCTGCCGTCGATCCGGCAACTCGCCGCGGAAAACGGCATCAGCCGCTTCCCGGTGATCGAGGCCTATGACCGGCTGGTGTCGCAGGGGCTGCTCGATTCGCGCCAGGGCTCGGGCTTCTATGTGGCGGACAGCCCGCTGGCAGGGCGCTCGGCGCGCGGCTGGTCGGACCCCAGCCTGGCCGAGGACCTGTCCGACCATATCCTGGAGCAGTTCAACCACCCCAGCGGCACGCTCAAGCTGGCGGGCGGCTTCGTCCCCGAGAACTGGCGCGATGTCGAAGGGCTGACGCAGGCGATCCGCGCGATCTCGCGCAACGAGATCGACAGCGTAATCCACTACGCCACGCCGATGGGGCATCCGGAGCTGCGCCGCCAGGTGCTGCTGCGCGTGCGCCAGCTGGGCATCGCCGCGGAGCTGCCGCAAGTGCTGATCACCACCGGCGCCAGCCAGGCGCTGGACCTGGTGGTGCGCCACCTGCTCAAGCCCGGCGACACGGTGTTCGTGGAAGACCCCGGCTACTACAACCTGTTCGGCCTGCTGCGGCTGCACGGGGTGCAGCTGGTGGGCGTGCCGCACACGCCCGACGGCCCCGACCCCGACGCCACCGAAGCGCTGCTGCGCCAGCACAAGCCCAAGCTGTTCTTCACCAACAGCGTGCTGCAGAACCCGACCGGCTCGACGCTGGCGCCGCCGGTGGCGTTCCGGCTGCTGGAGCTGGCGCGCCGGCATGGCTTCCGCTTTGTCGAGGACGATATTTTCTCGGACTTCCAGACCCATTTCACCGACCGGCTGGCGACGCTGGACCAGCTCGAGCACGTGATCTACATCGGCGGCTTCTCCAAGACGGTGTCGGCGTCGCTGCGGATCGGCTACCTGGTGGCCGACAAGGCGCTGGTCAAGGACCTGGTCGACGTGAAGGTGCTGACCAGCGTGGCCGGCTCGCACTTTGCCGAGGCGGTGACCGCGGCGCTGCTGGAGCGCGGCGGCTACCGCAAGTATGTGGAGCGGCTGCGGCTGCGCGTGCGCGAGGCCGTGGCCGGCGCGGTGCGCCAGCTGCACGGCAATGGCTGGGAGGTGTTCTGCCAGCCGTCCGGCGGCAACTTCCTGTGGGCGCGCCCGCCGGGCATCGCGGATTCGCGCGAGCTGGTGACGCTGGGCGAGGAGTACGGCGTGACGCTGGCGCCGGGCAACTACTTCCGCCCGGGCGGCGAGACCTCGGCGTGGATCCGCATCAACGCCGCCTATGCCAACGAGCCGCGCGCGGTGGCGTTCATGAAGGCAGCCGCCGAACGCGGCGGCTGA
- a CDS encoding aminotransferase-like domain-containing protein has product MLTLNLTRSRRDGDTLTEQIVAGIAALVEQRALRAGAALPSVRRFAQHHHVSTFTVAEAYGRLTALGYLAARPGSGYTVAHRHAPAGHARAPQWEAPGLNAAWLLSDVFADHSVPIKAGAGWLPGDWLNEEGLHQAMRAAARVPAAQLSGYGHPYGFAPLREHIAAGLGQYGIPLQAQQVVLTQGATQALDLVVRTLLRAGDTVLVESPCYCNLLQILRLAGLRVVGVPRTAAGLDTDALEDALRTHAPRALFINTVLQNPTGASLTSMNAFRVLQLAEQHRLLVVEDDIYRELAPAGSPMLAAMDGLSQVVYVNGFSKTITPSLRVGYLAASPELAKAFARTKMAVGLTSSEVTERLVYSVLTSGHYGRHVAALSERLRAQQDRVTEKMEAHGLEVLLRPEGGMFAWARLNESVQAQWVASRRGGPLLGNRLATLALEHGIWLAPGSYFEPGETDSPWIRFNVATGDAPQLWQFFDSLAQAQQAA; this is encoded by the coding sequence ATGCTGACCCTGAACCTGACCCGCAGCCGCCGCGACGGCGACACCCTGACCGAGCAGATCGTCGCCGGCATCGCCGCGCTGGTGGAACAGCGCGCGCTGCGCGCCGGCGCGGCGCTGCCGTCGGTGCGGCGCTTTGCCCAGCACCACCATGTCAGCACCTTCACCGTGGCCGAGGCCTACGGGCGCCTGACCGCGCTCGGCTACCTGGCCGCGCGGCCCGGCTCCGGCTACACCGTGGCGCACCGCCACGCCCCGGCCGGTCATGCACGCGCGCCGCAGTGGGAAGCGCCGGGACTGAACGCGGCCTGGCTGCTGTCGGACGTGTTTGCCGACCACTCGGTGCCGATCAAGGCTGGCGCCGGCTGGCTGCCGGGCGACTGGCTCAACGAGGAAGGCCTGCACCAGGCCATGCGCGCCGCGGCCCGCGTGCCGGCGGCGCAGTTGTCCGGCTACGGCCATCCGTATGGCTTTGCGCCGCTGCGCGAGCATATTGCCGCAGGCCTGGGCCAGTACGGCATTCCGCTGCAGGCGCAGCAGGTGGTGCTGACCCAGGGCGCGACGCAGGCACTGGACCTGGTGGTGCGCACGCTGCTGCGCGCCGGCGATACCGTGCTGGTGGAATCGCCCTGCTACTGCAACCTGCTGCAGATCCTGCGGCTGGCCGGGCTGCGCGTGGTGGGGGTGCCGCGCACGGCGGCGGGGCTGGACACCGACGCGCTCGAGGATGCGCTGCGCACCCACGCCCCGCGCGCGCTGTTCATCAACACCGTGCTGCAGAACCCGACCGGCGCCAGCCTGACCAGCATGAACGCCTTCCGCGTGCTGCAGCTGGCCGAGCAGCACCGGCTGCTGGTGGTCGAGGACGATATCTACCGCGAACTGGCGCCGGCCGGCTCGCCGATGCTGGCGGCGATGGACGGGCTGTCGCAGGTGGTCTATGTCAACGGCTTTTCCAAGACCATCACGCCGTCGCTGCGGGTGGGCTACCTGGCGGCCAGCCCGGAGCTGGCCAAGGCCTTCGCGCGCACCAAGATGGCGGTCGGCCTGACCTCATCGGAGGTGACCGAGCGGCTGGTGTATTCGGTGCTGACCAGCGGCCACTACGGCCGCCATGTGGCGGCGTTGTCGGAGCGGCTGCGTGCGCAGCAGGACCGCGTCACGGAAAAGATGGAAGCGCACGGGCTTGAGGTGCTGCTGCGCCCGGAAGGGGGGATGTTCGCGTGGGCGCGCCTGAACGAATCGGTGCAGGCGCAGTGGGTGGCCAGCCGCCGTGGCGGTCCGCTGCTCGGCAACCGGCTTGCCACGCTGGCATTGGAGCATGGCATCTGGCTGGCGCCGGGTTCGTATTTCGAGCCCGGCGAAACCGACTCGCCGTGGATCCGCTTCAACGTGGCCACCGGCGATGCGCCGCAGTTGTGGCAGTTCTTCGACAGCCTGGCGCAGGCGCAACAGGCAGCTTGA
- a CDS encoding DUF2917 domain-containing protein, with product MRELRTFELDQPGLPVSWRAGYGQTVCAVAGQLWVTVEGHPHDIWLAPGDELALPEGYRVWLSGDGAGARFTLAQVPAPWSLRRLLAWLRALRHRVEEHSTDAFGECPRMWA from the coding sequence ATGCGCGAACTACGGACTTTCGAACTCGACCAACCCGGACTGCCGGTAAGCTGGCGCGCCGGTTACGGGCAGACCGTCTGCGCGGTGGCGGGCCAGCTGTGGGTGACGGTGGAAGGCCATCCCCACGACATCTGGCTGGCGCCGGGCGACGAACTGGCGCTGCCCGAGGGCTACCGCGTGTGGCTGTCGGGCGACGGCGCGGGGGCGCGCTTCACGCTGGCGCAGGTGCCGGCGCCGTGGTCGCTGCGGCGCTTGCTGGCGTGGCTGCGCGCGCTGCGGCATCGGGTCGAGGAGCACAGCACCGACGCCTTTGGCGAATGCCCGAGGATGTGGGCCTGA
- a CDS encoding aspartate aminotransferase family protein, protein MDAAKTVIPDLDALWMPFTANRQYKAAPRLLASASGMYYTTHDGRQILDGCAGLWCVAAGHCRKEIAEAVARQAATLDYAPPFQMGHPLSFEAATKLAAIMPHGLDRIFFTNSGSESVDTALKIALAYHRARGEGQRTRFIGRERGYHGVGFGGMAVGGIGPNRKAFSANLMPGTDHLPATLNLAETAFSKGQPQWGAHLADELERILALHDPANVAAVIVEPLAGSAGVLVPPVGYLEKLREITSKHGILLIFDEVITAFGRLGAATAAERFNVTPDLITMAKAINNAAVPMGAVAVRREVHDAVVNSAAPGTIELLHGYTYSGHPVAAAAAIATLDLYQRENLFGRAAELAPVFEAAVHGVRGAPHVKDIRNYGLVAGIELEPRPGQPGARAYEAFLKCLELGVLVRYTGDILAFSPPLIISEAQIGELFDTVKKALQDIK, encoded by the coding sequence ATGGACGCCGCCAAGACCGTGATTCCCGATCTCGATGCCCTGTGGATGCCCTTCACCGCCAACCGCCAGTACAAGGCGGCGCCGCGCCTGCTGGCGTCGGCCAGCGGCATGTACTACACCACCCACGACGGCCGCCAGATCCTGGACGGTTGCGCCGGCCTGTGGTGCGTGGCGGCCGGTCACTGCCGCAAGGAGATCGCCGAGGCGGTGGCACGCCAGGCGGCCACGCTGGACTACGCGCCGCCGTTCCAGATGGGCCATCCGCTGTCGTTCGAGGCCGCCACCAAGCTGGCGGCGATCATGCCGCACGGGCTGGACCGCATCTTCTTCACCAACTCGGGCTCGGAGTCGGTCGATACCGCGCTGAAGATCGCGCTGGCGTATCACCGCGCGCGCGGCGAAGGCCAGCGCACGCGCTTTATCGGCCGCGAGCGCGGCTACCACGGCGTCGGCTTCGGCGGAATGGCGGTGGGCGGCATCGGCCCCAACCGCAAGGCCTTCTCGGCCAACCTGATGCCGGGCACCGACCACCTGCCGGCGACGCTGAACCTGGCCGAGACGGCTTTCTCCAAGGGCCAGCCGCAATGGGGCGCGCATCTTGCCGACGAGCTCGAGCGCATCCTCGCGCTGCATGACCCGGCCAACGTCGCCGCGGTCATCGTCGAGCCGCTGGCGGGCTCCGCCGGCGTGCTGGTGCCGCCGGTCGGCTACCTGGAAAAGCTGCGCGAAATCACCAGCAAGCACGGCATCCTGCTGATCTTCGACGAAGTCATCACCGCCTTCGGCCGCCTGGGCGCGGCGACCGCGGCCGAGCGCTTCAACGTGACGCCGGACCTGATCACCATGGCCAAGGCGATCAACAACGCCGCGGTGCCGATGGGCGCCGTCGCGGTGCGCCGCGAAGTGCATGACGCGGTGGTCAACTCGGCTGCGCCCGGAACGATCGAGCTGCTGCACGGCTACACCTACTCCGGCCACCCCGTTGCCGCGGCCGCGGCGATCGCCACGCTGGACCTGTACCAGCGCGAAAACCTGTTCGGCCGCGCCGCCGAGCTGGCGCCGGTATTCGAGGCCGCGGTGCACGGCGTACGCGGCGCGCCGCACGTGAAGGACATCCGCAACTACGGGCTGGTGGCGGGCATCGAACTGGAGCCGCGTCCGGGCCAGCCGGGCGCGCGCGCCTACGAGGCCTTCCTCAAGTGCCTGGAGCTGGGCGTGCTGGTGCGCTACACCGGCGACATCCTGGCGTTCTCGCCGCCGCTGATCATTTCGGAGGCGCAGATCGGCGAGCTGTTCGATACCGTGAAAAAGGCGCTGCAGGACATCAAGTAA
- the dmeF gene encoding CDF family Co(II)/Ni(II) efflux transporter DmeF — translation MHTQDLSAWTHSHAFDAGNRAAERGTRLVMVITAITMVAEIAAGLWFNSMALLADGWHMSSHALAIGLSAFAYAAARRYAGDWRFAFGTWKIEVLAGFASAVFLLGIAALMAAGSVERLFAPQAIHYREAMGVTALGLLVNLGCALILGGHAHGHDHGHDHGHHHGHGHGHDHHHHHDLNLRAAYVHVLADAATSVLAIVALAGGWWLGWSWLDPVMGLVGAVLVGRWAIGLMRQSGTVLLDREMDHPVVDEVREVLAGLDHGNESDEGTRVSDLHVWRVGRQHFACIVCLVTHDAALTPQRVREALSVHEELVHVTVEISRCDGVH, via the coding sequence ATGCATACCCAAGACCTGTCCGCCTGGACCCACAGCCACGCCTTCGACGCCGGCAACCGCGCCGCCGAACGCGGCACGCGCCTGGTCATGGTGATCACCGCCATCACCATGGTGGCGGAGATCGCCGCGGGGCTCTGGTTCAACTCGATGGCGCTGCTCGCCGATGGCTGGCACATGAGCTCGCACGCGCTGGCGATCGGCCTGTCCGCCTTTGCCTATGCCGCGGCCCGGCGCTACGCCGGTGACTGGCGCTTTGCCTTCGGCACCTGGAAGATCGAAGTGCTGGCCGGCTTTGCCAGCGCGGTATTCCTGCTCGGCATTGCCGCGCTGATGGCGGCGGGATCGGTCGAGCGGCTGTTCGCGCCGCAGGCCATCCACTATCGCGAGGCGATGGGCGTGACCGCGCTGGGGCTGCTGGTCAACCTCGGCTGCGCGCTGATCCTGGGCGGCCATGCGCATGGCCACGACCATGGTCATGACCACGGCCATCATCACGGGCACGGGCACGGGCACGACCATCACCACCACCACGACCTGAACCTGCGCGCCGCCTATGTGCACGTGCTGGCCGATGCCGCCACCTCGGTGCTGGCGATCGTTGCGCTGGCTGGCGGCTGGTGGCTGGGCTGGTCGTGGCTCGACCCCGTGATGGGGCTGGTGGGCGCGGTGCTGGTCGGCCGCTGGGCCATCGGCCTGATGCGCCAGAGCGGCACCGTGCTGCTGGACCGCGAGATGGACCACCCGGTGGTGGATGAAGTGCGCGAGGTGCTGGCCGGCCTCGATCACGGCAACGAAAGCGACGAAGGCACCCGCGTGTCGGACCTGCATGTGTGGCGCGTGGGCCGGCAGCACTTTGCCTGCATCGTCTGCCTGGTCACGCATGATGCCGCGCTGACGCCGCAGCGCGTGCGCGAGGCGCTGTCAGTGCACGAGGAATTGGTGCACGTGACGGTGGAGATCAGCCGCTGCGACGGCGTCCACTGA